Proteins encoded within one genomic window of Hahella chejuensis KCTC 2396:
- a CDS encoding glycosyltransferase family 4 protein has translation MKTPPHITHIASGDIWAGAEKQLYELCKALIATNQVEVSAIVFNEGVLACKLKDLGITVTVAPESQLSFTRLISQTRLHLLSQKTDLIHTHGFKENIIGSFARIASNTGKSVTTIHGNQETQLSWAKPHKAAIHYLDRLLTKFYQNRVIAVSTQLEQSLRALYSAKVIKISNFINSTEIQKLQREEIKQQTNLYTIGFVGRLVSVKRIDLFIKAIKLLTQHLPELNIKAKIIGDGPLRSTAEKLVADEALQSIIEFTGFIDPSTLEIGKLDILLMPSDHEGLPMTLLEALALHVPIVAHDVGGIPEVLDHGKAGVLVANHSEQGYANALAELVSEPEQLSSIAEHGYSHLIKNFDASATIPKYLKLYFELIKPGGILNG, from the coding sequence ATGAAAACACCGCCTCATATAACCCATATTGCTTCTGGCGATATATGGGCTGGCGCCGAGAAGCAACTGTATGAATTATGCAAGGCCTTAATTGCCACCAACCAAGTCGAAGTCTCAGCTATAGTCTTCAATGAGGGCGTCCTTGCATGCAAACTGAAAGATCTGGGAATAACAGTTACTGTTGCCCCCGAAAGCCAGCTTTCTTTTACTCGTTTAATCTCTCAAACCAGACTACATCTTTTATCCCAAAAGACAGACCTCATACACACTCATGGATTCAAAGAAAACATCATAGGCTCTTTTGCTCGCATCGCCAGCAATACTGGAAAGTCAGTCACTACAATCCATGGAAACCAGGAAACCCAACTATCATGGGCCAAGCCTCACAAGGCAGCAATTCACTACTTGGACAGATTACTTACCAAGTTCTATCAGAACAGAGTAATAGCAGTTTCGACACAGCTGGAACAATCTCTGCGAGCACTATATTCAGCCAAAGTTATTAAGATCTCTAATTTCATCAACAGCACTGAAATCCAAAAACTTCAAAGAGAAGAAATCAAGCAGCAGACAAACTTATATACAATAGGTTTCGTCGGACGGCTCGTCAGCGTCAAAAGAATAGACCTTTTTATTAAAGCTATAAAGCTTCTGACTCAGCACCTACCAGAGTTAAATATTAAAGCCAAGATTATTGGCGACGGCCCGCTTAGATCAACAGCGGAAAAACTCGTCGCTGATGAGGCGCTCCAGAGTATTATCGAGTTCACAGGTTTCATTGACCCATCCACACTGGAAATTGGAAAGCTTGATATTTTACTTATGCCTTCTGACCATGAAGGTCTCCCAATGACCCTACTTGAAGCGCTAGCTCTTCACGTACCTATCGTCGCCCACGACGTAGGGGGAATACCAGAAGTACTAGATCATGGGAAAGCAGGCGTATTAGTCGCCAACCATTCAGAGCAAGGTTACGCCAACGCTTTAGCCGAGTTAGTTTCAGAGCCGGAACAACTATCATCTATAGCTGAGCATGGCTACAGCCATCTGATAAAGAACTTTGACGCATCCGCGACCATCCCCAAATACTTGAAACTCTATTTTGAATTAATAAAGCCAGGAGGAATTCTGAATGGTTGA
- a CDS encoding polysaccharide deacetylase family protein yields the protein MKALKNIIKYAVQSVKYAQFRLKAKSFNAPTLYVLTYHRTLPSGDPRRDFEQPGMMIAPEHLKSHIRWLKEIGGEPISLTEWRQMKSNLKPGLYFAVTFDDGWKDNHEFITEFLVGQKIHSTVFLVADYIGTDLLFWPEKLLYLLKETAISKPEAFTLPQFNWLKELGAKLEWPAGLPDTEELDPVVNLCKSLDDATIHQNVDATLSATFGSSPAISSPTQLVDANDIAQMLSTGFIHFGSHTCRHSRLDKLHSIQELRYEIEESKRKISNLTNMPTEIFCYPNGSMSTESQAVVDASYAIACTTVVGNNQATTPLLRLRRHNLHDGNSSSKLSFFSTLSKG from the coding sequence ATGAAAGCATTAAAAAACATCATCAAATACGCAGTACAATCCGTCAAGTACGCACAGTTTAGGCTAAAAGCAAAGTCTTTTAACGCTCCAACTCTATATGTCCTGACCTACCATAGAACACTTCCGTCAGGCGACCCTCGTCGAGATTTTGAGCAACCTGGTATGATGATTGCGCCTGAGCATCTAAAAAGTCATATACGCTGGCTGAAAGAGATTGGAGGCGAGCCCATATCTTTAACTGAATGGAGACAAATGAAGTCCAATCTAAAGCCAGGCCTTTATTTTGCGGTTACATTTGATGATGGCTGGAAAGACAATCATGAATTTATTACTGAGTTCTTAGTCGGCCAGAAAATACACAGCACTGTATTTCTTGTGGCGGACTATATCGGCACTGACCTCTTATTCTGGCCAGAAAAACTTTTATACCTTCTAAAAGAAACCGCCATTAGCAAGCCAGAAGCCTTTACCCTGCCGCAGTTTAACTGGTTAAAGGAGCTAGGGGCCAAGCTTGAATGGCCAGCAGGCCTGCCAGACACCGAAGAGTTGGACCCTGTAGTTAATTTATGCAAAAGTCTAGATGACGCCACCATACATCAAAATGTAGATGCAACGCTTTCCGCGACTTTTGGAAGCTCCCCCGCCATATCCAGCCCAACTCAATTAGTTGATGCAAATGACATTGCGCAAATGCTGAGCACTGGCTTTATCCACTTCGGGTCCCATACCTGCCGCCACTCCCGATTGGACAAACTTCATTCAATACAAGAATTAAGGTACGAGATAGAAGAATCTAAAAGAAAGATATCTAACCTAACGAACATGCCCACAGAGATATTCTGTTATCCAAATGGAAGCATGTCTACAGAGTCACAGGCTGTTGTAGACGCAAGTTACGCAATAGCATGCACAACCGTTGTTGGCAATAATCAGGCGACAACTCCATTATTACGCCTACGAAGACATAATCTCCATGACGGAAATTCCAGCTCAAAGCTTAGCTTTTTCTCTACTCTCAGCAAGGGCTAA
- the xrtA gene encoding exosortase A, with the protein MRSELKRVNLVTILLVLATISLGYWQEWLSLFQLWNDSYDYTHGFLVFFVTLWLLYTKRNEILSLQLDGWWMFLPALMLTAAAHLLAKAADVKTVATLSLPCFLLFTGIFLYGKQFFIKVAPTLSLLFFALPVWDDIAPLLQYITVFTNQLFLSAFDIPAIIRDLYITIPQGTFFVAGGCSGSRYLLVAMFISNVYGILYLKDIKRSLLLFFFSIFFSMLANWIRVFGIIYAGYQTDMQSSLVNDHEVYGWIIFAVVCLLPVFVAAHCIEKGAPVANSEPATIPPPPSTQNSFKRAYTGLCVTLAIMLISPIWTSLLSASSSNGVLVNRELPAGEGDWKGPLLKENAWKPNFHNADLDASGVYINSEGESLQLSVSWYYEQHQGKELVYYDNHLFDEKEWILVSSEKIAIPAGTGTFDAKETILKSKSIQDSYVVIYHWYQIGEFTANTNLKAKLFGALARLTGSDSGGLLATAKYCKSIGNCQEYKKSLLSLSANVHSFFK; encoded by the coding sequence ATGCGGTCAGAGTTAAAGAGAGTCAATCTAGTCACAATTCTCCTTGTTTTAGCGACCATATCCTTAGGCTATTGGCAGGAATGGCTGTCGCTTTTCCAGTTGTGGAACGACTCTTACGACTATACACATGGCTTTCTAGTGTTTTTTGTTACACTTTGGCTTCTTTACACAAAGCGCAATGAAATCCTATCTCTTCAACTAGATGGTTGGTGGATGTTTTTACCGGCCCTAATGCTAACCGCAGCAGCCCACTTATTAGCGAAAGCCGCCGATGTTAAAACTGTCGCCACCCTCAGCCTTCCGTGCTTCCTGCTGTTCACAGGTATATTCTTGTATGGAAAGCAGTTTTTTATAAAAGTCGCACCAACGCTATCACTGTTATTTTTCGCTCTCCCTGTATGGGACGACATTGCTCCACTGCTGCAATACATAACTGTATTCACCAATCAGCTGTTCCTTAGCGCTTTCGATATACCTGCTATAATAAGAGATCTATATATAACGATCCCTCAAGGGACCTTTTTTGTCGCTGGAGGCTGCAGCGGCTCCCGCTACTTGCTTGTCGCCATGTTCATTTCTAATGTCTATGGAATTCTTTATCTCAAAGACATTAAACGAAGTTTATTGCTATTCTTCTTTAGCATCTTTTTTTCGATGCTTGCAAACTGGATACGTGTTTTTGGCATTATTTATGCCGGATACCAAACAGATATGCAAAGCTCCCTTGTTAACGATCACGAGGTTTATGGCTGGATTATTTTTGCGGTTGTATGTCTATTGCCAGTATTTGTTGCTGCGCACTGCATCGAAAAAGGCGCCCCTGTGGCAAATAGTGAACCCGCCACGATACCGCCGCCGCCTTCAACACAAAACTCGTTCAAACGCGCCTATACAGGCCTTTGCGTGACGCTGGCTATAATGCTCATATCTCCTATTTGGACCAGCCTACTTTCCGCCTCCTCAAGCAACGGCGTTTTAGTTAATAGAGAATTGCCTGCTGGCGAAGGAGACTGGAAGGGGCCTCTTCTAAAGGAAAACGCATGGAAACCAAACTTCCACAATGCGGACTTAGATGCTTCTGGCGTTTATATTAACTCAGAAGGGGAAAGTCTACAGCTAAGCGTTAGCTGGTACTACGAACAACATCAAGGGAAAGAGTTGGTTTATTACGACAATCATTTATTCGACGAAAAGGAGTGGATCCTCGTTAGCTCAGAAAAAATAGCCATACCCGCTGGTACAGGAACATTCGACGCCAAAGAAACGATATTAAAAAGCAAGTCTATTCAGGATTCCTATGTAGTTATTTATCACTGGTACCAAATTGGCGAATTTACAGCCAACACCAACCTAAAGGCCAAGTTATTTGGTGCACTCGCTAGACTAACAGGTAGTGATTCTGGCGGATTGTTAGCCACAGCAAAATACTGCAAATCTATTGGCAACTGCCAAGAGTACAAAAAGAGTCTTCTATCATTGTCAGCGAACGTTCACAGTTTTTTTAAGTAG
- a CDS encoding PEP-CTERM sorting domain-containing protein encodes MSSFTKSTLAALAIGVAAASANAATINDGYNGAGLSYNGDVYGNADIYQVDRMEVSYDANNLYVNVYTNFFEGADSLGHKFGDLFISTNGWNPNGTAANRYGTDDVSNGEHWEYALDSTTGDLYSLSEVDYASQLVLSGPGSVRVNQEVGVRTDAASLVAGETSSTDLSGASNTIGNLGVLSFTITLADLGITDLSKSTALGLRWTMTCANDVIEGGYNVPEPGTLAMLGLGLVGLGLSRRKKA; translated from the coding sequence ATGAGTTCTTTTACTAAGTCAACTTTGGCGGCGCTGGCTATCGGTGTTGCTGCGGCTTCTGCAAATGCTGCTACTATCAATGACGGCTACAACGGTGCTGGTCTTTCCTATAACGGCGACGTCTATGGAAATGCAGACATTTACCAAGTGGACCGTATGGAAGTTTCCTACGACGCAAACAACCTTTACGTCAACGTATACACCAACTTCTTTGAAGGCGCGGATAGCTTGGGTCATAAGTTTGGCGATCTTTTCATCAGCACTAACGGCTGGAATCCAAACGGCACTGCAGCAAACCGCTACGGCACCGACGATGTTAGCAATGGCGAGCATTGGGAATACGCATTAGATTCAACAACTGGCGATTTGTACAGCTTGTCAGAAGTGGACTACGCGTCTCAGTTGGTTCTTTCTGGTCCTGGATCTGTGCGTGTAAATCAAGAAGTTGGCGTTAGAACAGATGCTGCTAGCCTGGTAGCTGGCGAAACTTCCAGTACTGATCTGAGTGGCGCAAGCAACACCATTGGTAACTTGGGTGTGCTGTCCTTCACCATTACTCTGGCTGACTTAGGTATCACTGACCTGAGCAAATCTACCGCTCTAGGTTTGCGTTGGACTATGACCTGCGCTAACGACGTTATCGAAGGCGGTTACAACGTTCCTGAACCAGGCACTCTGGCTATGCTGGGTCTAGGCTTGGTTGGTTTGGGTCTTTCTCGTCGTAAGAAAGCCTAA
- a CDS encoding SLC13 family permease — protein MFGELDLWLSALVVLSILVALAATSLRPAMVFIFGLVVLYALGLVDREKMLANFTNTSLASLVLLLLCSVALEKTLLLPRVAGWIVGETERSSLLKTIGVAGIVSSFANNTAVVSSLIAPLKNNNFISPSRLLIPLSYASILGGVLTLVGTSTNLIVDGFVREAGYPPLALLDFAWVGLPVFLCGCVCIVFLSVRSLPKNGKAKSALQSEYFLEYTVLPQSSLIGKTVSENGFRNLEQLFLVEIIRRGHLITPVTPSELIEPNDVLIFAGDISQVQLLSHFPGLEPFDDKQDLVERNLVEVVVTQSSQLKGKTLKEVNFRAMFDAGVVAIRRGDERLKGGLGKIRIFPGDALVLAVGDDFMNMPNLASNLLVVRGLRTNQKFSGLNSALIVIGFLGMLLGSAMGIYSLFDGTLFLLLFYILMRFISLNELFRKLPVELILIIGAALGIAQAMTQSGLAAVVATGIMSVFGGLGPWGALAGIYLVTWLLTELITNNAAAALAFPIALAAAESMNVDPKPFFMVVAYAASASFLSPYGYQTNLMVYSAGNYRFLDYIRAGAPLALVYGVLVVLLTPLFFPF, from the coding sequence GTGTTCGGCGAATTGGATCTTTGGCTATCCGCGCTGGTGGTTTTGTCTATCCTTGTCGCGCTAGCGGCTACATCCCTGCGTCCTGCGATGGTTTTCATTTTTGGTCTGGTTGTCCTGTATGCCTTGGGGCTAGTGGATCGTGAAAAAATGCTGGCGAATTTTACCAATACATCACTAGCTTCTTTGGTTTTATTACTTCTTTGCTCAGTTGCATTGGAAAAAACGCTGTTACTGCCACGAGTGGCAGGTTGGATAGTTGGAGAAACAGAGCGTAGCAGCTTGTTGAAGACTATCGGAGTTGCAGGGATTGTAAGTAGTTTTGCAAATAATACAGCAGTTGTTAGTTCGCTGATCGCTCCGCTGAAGAATAATAACTTTATTTCCCCTTCACGCTTATTGATTCCTCTTTCCTATGCTTCGATTCTAGGGGGCGTTCTCACTCTCGTCGGCACTTCCACCAACCTTATCGTCGACGGATTTGTTCGAGAGGCAGGCTATCCTCCATTAGCATTACTTGATTTTGCGTGGGTTGGGTTGCCTGTATTTTTATGCGGCTGTGTATGTATTGTGTTTTTAAGCGTCCGCTCTTTGCCTAAGAATGGGAAAGCAAAGTCTGCGCTGCAGTCGGAGTACTTCCTTGAGTATACGGTGTTGCCGCAATCTTCTTTGATTGGTAAGACTGTGTCTGAGAATGGCTTCAGAAACCTGGAGCAGCTTTTTCTTGTTGAGATTATTCGGCGTGGTCACCTCATTACTCCGGTTACGCCTTCTGAATTGATTGAGCCGAACGATGTGCTCATTTTTGCCGGCGATATTTCCCAAGTCCAACTGCTAAGTCATTTTCCGGGCCTGGAGCCGTTTGACGATAAGCAAGATCTCGTCGAAAGAAATTTGGTTGAAGTTGTAGTGACTCAATCATCGCAGCTGAAGGGGAAAACTCTGAAAGAGGTGAACTTCCGGGCGATGTTTGATGCTGGTGTTGTAGCAATTCGTCGGGGGGATGAGCGCTTAAAGGGCGGCTTGGGGAAAATCCGGATATTCCCGGGTGATGCGCTGGTTCTGGCTGTTGGCGACGACTTTATGAATATGCCGAATCTGGCTTCAAATTTACTTGTCGTCAGGGGGTTGCGTACAAATCAGAAGTTTTCTGGATTGAATAGCGCGCTTATTGTCATTGGCTTTCTCGGGATGTTGCTGGGAAGTGCGATGGGGATATATTCGCTTTTTGACGGCACATTGTTTTTGCTGCTTTTCTACATACTGATGCGCTTCATTAGTTTGAACGAGTTATTCAGGAAGTTGCCTGTAGAGCTTATTTTGATAATTGGCGCTGCGTTGGGTATTGCTCAGGCAATGACTCAGAGTGGGCTTGCTGCGGTTGTCGCCACTGGGATTATGTCGGTTTTTGGTGGGTTGGGCCCATGGGGGGCTCTGGCTGGAATATACTTGGTGACGTGGCTATTGACGGAGCTGATTACCAATAATGCCGCTGCAGCGCTGGCGTTCCCGATTGCGCTGGCGGCGGCCGAGAGTATGAATGTCGATCCAAAGCCTTTTTTCATGGTGGTGGCCTACGCTGCGAGTGCGAGCTTTCTCTCACCTTATGGCTACCAAACAAACTTGATGGTGTATTCTGCTGGCAACTATCGGTTTTTAGATTACATCCGGGCGGGGGCTCCTCTGGCATTAGTTTATGGTGTGCTGGTGGTTCTGCTTACGCCGTTGTTTTTCCCTTTTTAA
- a CDS encoding glycosyltransferase family 2 protein — MLKILFWVALFGAVYSYFLYPFILKLLPKRRMSRAQGVATRKVSLIITAHNEKDRIREKIENSLELDYPDMEIIVASDCSTDETDDIVREYADKGVRLARAEERKGKEYAQLQAINIAAGEILVFSDVATKIPADAIKKLESYFADERVGAVSSEDRFITNDDQVAGEGAYVKYEMWLRRLESERYGLVGLSGSFFAARKKVCEEWDIYSPSDFNTALNCVKKDLVAVTAPDVLGFYKDVADPQKEYQRKVRTIIRGITALSRHPQVLSPVQFGWFAVQVLSHKVMRWAVPWFLAVLLALSLLLNYQGGVYSLILLGQIAFYLLVLAGHFKPGLRDKVYVKIPYFFVQVNLAIAKATIDFFQGTRMTVWTPSKR, encoded by the coding sequence ATGCTCAAGATACTATTCTGGGTGGCGTTGTTTGGCGCAGTGTATAGCTACTTTTTATATCCTTTTATTTTGAAATTGCTGCCAAAGAGAAGAATGAGTAGGGCGCAGGGAGTGGCCACAAGAAAAGTCTCGCTCATCATAACTGCGCATAATGAGAAAGATCGTATCCGGGAGAAGATAGAAAACAGCTTGGAGTTGGATTACCCGGACATGGAGATCATTGTCGCCTCAGATTGCTCTACTGATGAAACCGACGATATCGTCAGGGAGTATGCTGATAAAGGGGTCAGGTTGGCTCGGGCGGAAGAGCGTAAAGGTAAAGAGTATGCTCAGCTGCAGGCGATCAACATTGCTGCTGGTGAGATACTGGTTTTTTCGGATGTGGCGACTAAGATTCCGGCGGATGCAATCAAAAAGCTGGAAAGCTACTTTGCTGATGAGCGGGTTGGGGCTGTATCCAGTGAGGACCGGTTTATCACCAATGATGATCAGGTTGCGGGAGAGGGCGCTTACGTCAAGTATGAAATGTGGTTGCGTCGTCTAGAGTCTGAGCGTTACGGGTTGGTGGGATTGAGCGGCTCTTTCTTTGCTGCTCGCAAGAAAGTGTGTGAGGAATGGGATATCTATTCTCCCAGCGACTTTAATACTGCGCTTAACTGTGTAAAAAAGGACCTGGTTGCAGTAACCGCTCCAGATGTGCTCGGGTTTTATAAGGATGTTGCTGATCCGCAGAAAGAATATCAGCGTAAGGTTCGGACAATTATCCGGGGGATTACTGCATTGTCGCGGCATCCTCAGGTATTAAGTCCCGTGCAGTTTGGTTGGTTCGCGGTGCAGGTATTGAGCCATAAAGTGATGCGTTGGGCTGTACCTTGGTTTTTGGCGGTATTATTGGCCCTGAGTTTATTGCTGAATTATCAGGGTGGGGTTTACTCTTTGATATTGCTGGGACAGATTGCGTTCTACTTGCTGGTCTTGGCTGGTCACTTTAAACCAGGCTTGCGCGACAAGGTTTATGTGAAGATTCCTTACTTTTTTGTCCAGGTGAATTTGGCTATCGCCAAGGCCACCATTGATTTTTTCCAAGGGACAAGAATGACAGTTTGGACGCCATCCAAGAGATAG
- a CDS encoding DegT/DnrJ/EryC1/StrS family aminotransferase: MLAKIRPVGAKVYQSQDVPADISWKTNYQYIYTNSGTAALSLAVAAAMREKAASIIDVPEVILPAYACPDLVAALMAQGASPVLVDLEADSFFLDLEKLQAAISANTVAIVAVNFLGMYERLLQLRKVADARGVLLIEDSAQAPLPISANEGCADFAILSYGRGKPVNLMGGGALLFKPTYAASVSDIVANLRSSRIVVDWVWKLKAFVVNTLIMRYPYGLLERLPFLNIGATQYHPLQSIELREGLDPLVSEGIKHFYMLRADKAAAYRQGLAGIEDIGWTLLASGDGCVDEGSAQRGLLRFPILAPSRAARDHLEIELNRRGYGANAFYRFPLHRIEGVKSRVKNGDADFPIASTFADRLLTLPCHEGITDDEVADVIAIVKAAAKLDC; the protein is encoded by the coding sequence GTGTTAGCTAAAATCAGGCCTGTAGGCGCAAAAGTCTATCAATCGCAAGATGTTCCGGCTGATATCTCATGGAAGACTAATTATCAGTATATCTATACGAATAGTGGTACTGCGGCTTTGTCTCTGGCTGTTGCTGCGGCGATGAGAGAGAAGGCGGCGTCAATAATTGACGTCCCGGAAGTTATTCTGCCTGCTTACGCATGCCCTGATTTGGTGGCGGCGTTGATGGCGCAAGGAGCGTCTCCTGTGTTGGTTGACTTGGAGGCGGATTCTTTTTTCCTGGATCTCGAAAAGTTACAGGCTGCTATATCCGCTAATACAGTCGCTATAGTGGCAGTTAACTTTCTTGGTATGTATGAGCGCTTGCTTCAGTTAAGAAAAGTAGCTGACGCCAGAGGCGTGCTACTAATAGAAGACTCAGCACAAGCTCCGCTGCCTATCTCTGCTAATGAGGGATGTGCGGACTTTGCTATCTTAAGCTATGGTCGAGGAAAGCCCGTAAACTTGATGGGTGGAGGCGCGTTATTGTTCAAGCCAACTTATGCGGCGAGCGTTTCAGACATAGTGGCGAATCTGCGAAGCTCCCGCATTGTTGTCGATTGGGTGTGGAAGTTAAAGGCGTTTGTCGTAAACACTCTGATTATGCGTTATCCGTACGGCTTGCTGGAACGTCTGCCTTTTTTAAACATTGGCGCCACTCAGTATCATCCCCTGCAAAGCATTGAGCTCAGGGAGGGGCTTGACCCGTTGGTGTCGGAGGGAATTAAACACTTCTATATGTTGCGGGCAGATAAAGCGGCTGCTTACAGGCAAGGTTTGGCGGGAATAGAGGATATTGGTTGGACGTTGTTGGCGAGTGGCGATGGTTGCGTCGATGAAGGAAGCGCGCAAAGGGGGTTGTTAAGATTTCCTATCTTGGCGCCTTCGCGAGCAGCTCGCGACCATCTGGAAATAGAGTTGAACAGGCGTGGATATGGCGCCAATGCATTTTATCGGTTTCCTCTGCATCGAATTGAGGGGGTTAAATCAAGGGTTAAAAATGGCGATGCCGATTTCCCTATCGCCAGTACGTTTGCGGATCGGTTGTTAACGTTGCCTTGTCATGAAGGGATTACAGACGATGAGGTTGCTGACGTTATCGCTATAGTGAAAGCGGCGGCGAAGTTAGATTGCTAG